Proteins encoded within one genomic window of Alteribacter populi:
- a CDS encoding acyl-CoA dehydrogenase, with amino-acid sequence MELRWNEEQEMMRKMVRQFAEEKVSQAVPKMEETDEFPEELVKEMGSLGLMGIPISEKYGGAGMDYLSYIMAIHEISKVSATLGVILSVHTSVGTNPIVYFGSEEQKKRFLPKLASGEYLGAFALTEPGSGSDAAGMKTTAVKKGNHYVLNGSKVFITNAGAADTYIAFAKTDPQAGTKGISAFIVEKDTPGFVVGAKEKKMGLHGSNTSSLSFEDAMVPAENLLGEEGEGLKVALANLEFGRIGIAAQALGIAEAALENATSYAKERKQFGKPIGAQQGIAFKLADMATNVEAARLLTYRAANMRHQGLSCSKEASMAKMFASDAAMKVATEAIQVLGGYGYVKEYPAERYFRDAKVTQIYEGTNEIQHLVISKGLLK; translated from the coding sequence ATGGAACTACGATGGAACGAAGAACAGGAAATGATGCGAAAAATGGTCCGGCAGTTTGCTGAAGAGAAAGTGAGTCAAGCCGTGCCGAAGATGGAAGAAACTGATGAATTCCCGGAGGAGCTCGTAAAAGAAATGGGCTCTCTTGGGTTAATGGGCATCCCGATTTCTGAGAAGTATGGCGGGGCAGGGATGGATTACCTTTCTTATATTATGGCAATTCATGAAATTTCTAAAGTAAGCGCAACGCTTGGTGTTATTTTGTCGGTACACACGTCTGTTGGGACGAACCCGATTGTTTACTTTGGAAGTGAAGAACAAAAGAAGCGCTTTTTACCTAAACTTGCCAGTGGTGAGTATTTAGGTGCCTTTGCGCTAACAGAACCAGGATCAGGCAGTGATGCTGCGGGAATGAAAACGACAGCAGTCAAAAAAGGTAATCATTATGTTCTTAACGGCTCTAAAGTATTCATTACAAATGCAGGAGCAGCAGACACGTATATTGCCTTTGCAAAGACGGATCCACAGGCCGGGACGAAAGGGATCAGTGCTTTTATTGTTGAAAAAGATACTCCCGGTTTTGTCGTAGGAGCAAAAGAGAAGAAAATGGGGCTTCACGGTTCCAACACGTCGTCACTTTCTTTTGAGGATGCGATGGTTCCGGCAGAGAATCTTCTCGGAGAAGAAGGAGAAGGTTTAAAAGTAGCTTTAGCAAATTTGGAGTTTGGACGAATCGGCATTGCCGCGCAAGCTCTTGGGATTGCTGAAGCAGCGTTAGAAAATGCAACATCATACGCAAAAGAACGTAAGCAATTCGGAAAGCCCATTGGGGCGCAGCAAGGGATTGCTTTTAAGTTGGCAGACATGGCTACAAATGTGGAGGCCGCGCGTTTATTAACCTATAGAGCTGCAAATATGCGTCATCAAGGTCTTTCCTGCAGCAAGGAAGCGTCGATGGCAAAAATGTTTGCATCGGACGCAGCGATGAAAGTAGCAACAGAAGCGATCCAGGTTCTCGGCGGATATGGTTATGTAAAAGAGTACCCTGCGGAACGCTATTTCCGTGATGCAAAAGTGACACAAATTTATGAAGGAACAAATGAGATTCAACATCTTGTTATTAGTAAAGGTTTATTAAAGTAG
- the rpoE gene encoding DNA-directed RNA polymerase subunit delta: MSLKQYDETQLKELSMLEIAYEILKGKKSPAEYHDMLKEVSEAKKLSDEELKERIANLYTEMSLDGRFVNLGDNKWGLRAWYPFDQTEEELSQTNKPRKKKARAAKEEEGFDEEDIEEDFDEFEDLEDELDELANEEDEDFDDEDDDFAGEEEEDSEEDR; encoded by the coding sequence GTGAGTTTAAAACAATATGACGAAACACAGCTGAAAGAATTATCAATGTTAGAAATTGCGTATGAGATTTTAAAGGGGAAGAAAAGTCCTGCAGAGTACCATGACATGCTAAAGGAAGTATCAGAAGCGAAAAAGCTTTCGGATGAAGAGTTGAAGGAACGGATTGCCAACCTTTACACTGAAATGTCTTTAGACGGACGCTTTGTTAACCTTGGTGACAACAAATGGGGACTCCGTGCTTGGTATCCTTTCGACCAGACAGAAGAAGAGCTTTCTCAAACGAATAAGCCACGTAAGAAAAAAGCTCGTGCTGCTAAAGAGGAAGAAGGCTTTGACGAAGAAGATATAGAAGAGGACTTCGATGAGTTTGAAGACTTAGAAGATGAACTAGACGAACTCGCCAATGAAGAAGACGAAGATTTTGACGATGAAGATGATGACTTTGCTGGAGAAGAAGAGGAAGATTCAGAGGAAGACCGCTAA
- a CDS encoding acyl-CoA dehydrogenase, translating to MNFLLSEEQQMIRKMVRDFAENEVAPTAAERDEEERFDRAIFDQMGELGLTGIPWPEEYGGIGADYLSYVIAVEELSRVCGSTGVTLSAHISLAGWPIYTFGNEEQKQKYLRPMAEGKKMGAYGLTEPGSGSDAANMKTVAKKDGDDYIIDGSKIFITNAGEAEIYVVFALTEPEKKHKGCSAFIVEKGTPGFSMGKKESKLGIRSSPTLEIIFDQCRVPKENMLGNEGDGFKIAMMTLDGGRNGIAAQAVGIAQGALDASVNYSKERKQFGKPIGVQQGIAFKIADMATKIEASRLLTYQAAWRESEGISYGKESAMSKLFAGDTAMEVTTEAVQVFGGYGYIKEYPVERYMRDAKITQIYEGTNEIQRLVISKMLLAD from the coding sequence GTGAATTTTTTACTTAGTGAAGAACAACAGATGATTCGGAAAATGGTCCGAGATTTTGCAGAAAATGAAGTTGCACCAACAGCGGCAGAGCGTGATGAAGAGGAACGGTTTGACCGGGCGATTTTTGATCAAATGGGTGAGCTTGGTTTAACGGGGATTCCGTGGCCGGAAGAGTACGGCGGAATTGGTGCGGATTATTTGAGTTATGTGATTGCGGTGGAGGAATTGTCTCGTGTATGTGGCTCAACAGGGGTTACCTTGTCGGCGCACATTTCATTGGCGGGTTGGCCGATTTATACATTCGGAAATGAAGAGCAAAAGCAAAAGTATCTTCGTCCGATGGCAGAAGGAAAGAAGATGGGGGCTTATGGTCTTACTGAGCCTGGTTCCGGAAGTGATGCGGCGAATATGAAAACGGTAGCGAAAAAAGATGGTGATGATTATATCATTGATGGGTCGAAAATTTTCATTACGAACGCTGGAGAGGCAGAAATTTATGTTGTTTTTGCGCTTACAGAGCCTGAGAAAAAGCATAAAGGGTGCTCTGCGTTTATTGTTGAAAAAGGGACACCTGGATTTTCAATGGGGAAAAAGGAAAGTAAGCTAGGGATTCGTTCGTCGCCAACATTAGAAATCATTTTCGATCAATGTCGTGTGCCGAAAGAAAATATGCTTGGTAATGAAGGGGACGGCTTTAAAATTGCGATGATGACGTTGGATGGCGGTCGAAACGGGATTGCTGCTCAAGCGGTTGGTATCGCCCAAGGAGCACTTGATGCGTCTGTTAACTATTCGAAAGAACGTAAGCAGTTCGGTAAACCGATCGGTGTTCAGCAAGGGATTGCTTTTAAGATTGCTGATATGGCAACAAAAATCGAAGCTTCTCGTTTGTTAACTTATCAGGCGGCTTGGCGTGAAAGTGAAGGTATTTCATACGGAAAAGAGTCGGCGATGTCAAAGCTTTTTGCCGGTGATACTGCTATGGAAGTAACGACTGAAGCAGTCCAGGTGTTTGGTGGCTACGGTTACATTAAAGAATATCCGGTTGAACGCTATATGCGAGACGCAAAGATTACGCAGATTTACGAAGGAACGAATGAAATTCAACGACTTGTCATCTCGAAAATGCTGTTAGCAGACTAG
- the icmF gene encoding fused isobutyryl-CoA mutase/GTPase IcmF, with the protein MIEKRYKPKNPVRFVTASGLFDGHDASINIMRRMLQATGAEVIHLGHNRSVEEVVDAVVQEDVQGVAISSYQGGHVEYFKYLYDSLKERGINHVKIFGGGGGVIIPAEINELHDHGITRIYSPEDGRKMGLQGMINEMVETCDFPLDDVSNVDMKKLENRDASHIARMITVAEKRAFNSEEVAAAAETLFEETVNQSDFDRVPILGITGTGGAGKSSLTDELVRRYLRAFDDRTLAILSVDPTKKKTGGALLGDRIRMNAIHHPRVYMRSLATRDSRQELSKAIEESIRVVKKAGFDLIIVETSGIGQGDAAISDVADASMYVMTSEFGAPSQLEKIDMIDFADLIAINKFDRKGSEDALREVRKAYQRSHTLFEQGPESMPVFGTIASQFNDPGTNRLFYELVRVLAEKCDSSWETDLGKNDKLTQKDAVIPPEQIHYLREIAQTVRGYHEETEEEVKKARKLFQIEGTLEALDEQGTEISDRTALLELRDHYGASMSPETKQTLDTWEDTKEVYNQDEFVTKIRDKEIVTELKTRSLSGIDIPKVSLPKYVDYGEIIRWVRRENVPGKFPYTAGVFPFKRKGEDPKRQFAGEGSPERTNRRFHYLSKDDDAKRLSTAFDSVTLYGEDPGYRPDVYGKVGESGVSICTLTDMKKLYDGFDLCAPSTSVSMTINGPAPIILAMFMNTAIDQQLGYFEEENGRKPNESEKAEIKAKTVSTVRGTVQADILKEDQGQNTCIFSTEFALRMMGDIQQYFIDKKVRNYYSVSISGYHIAEAGANPISQLAFTLANGFTYVEYYLSRGMNINDFAPNLSFFFSNGLDPEYTVIGRVARRIWSVAMREKYSANERSQKLKYHIQTSGRSLHAQEVDFNDIRTTLQALLAIYDNCNSLHTNAYDEAVTTPTEESVRRAMAIQLIITKEMGLAKNENSLQGSFIIDELTDLVEEAVLMEMERLNDRGGVLGAMETQYQRGKIQEESLLYETKKHNGDLPIIGVNTYMNPNPPSEDDFEMELARATKEEKEQQITQLRSFQDTNATEGERALTRLQEVALSGGNLFEELMETVQYASLGQITNALYEVGGKYRRNL; encoded by the coding sequence ATGATTGAAAAACGGTACAAACCAAAAAATCCGGTCCGATTTGTTACGGCTTCCGGTTTATTTGATGGGCATGATGCCTCTATCAACATTATGAGAAGAATGCTTCAAGCGACAGGTGCCGAAGTCATTCACCTTGGCCATAACCGTTCTGTTGAAGAAGTGGTCGACGCCGTCGTTCAAGAGGATGTGCAAGGGGTGGCCATTTCCTCGTACCAAGGAGGGCACGTCGAATACTTTAAATACCTCTATGACTCTTTAAAAGAGCGCGGAATCAACCATGTGAAAATTTTTGGCGGGGGTGGGGGCGTGATCATCCCTGCTGAAATTAACGAGCTTCATGACCACGGAATTACCCGAATCTACTCTCCTGAAGACGGTCGGAAAATGGGACTTCAAGGGATGATTAATGAAATGGTAGAGACGTGTGATTTTCCGCTGGACGATGTGAGCAATGTCGATATGAAGAAGCTTGAAAACCGGGATGCGAGTCATATTGCTCGAATGATTACCGTCGCTGAAAAACGCGCCTTTAATAGCGAAGAAGTAGCAGCAGCTGCAGAAACGTTGTTTGAAGAGACAGTCAATCAAAGTGACTTCGACCGCGTGCCGATTCTAGGAATTACCGGGACAGGTGGCGCAGGGAAAAGTTCCCTTACTGATGAACTCGTACGCCGTTATTTACGTGCTTTTGATGATCGTACCTTAGCGATTTTAAGTGTCGATCCGACGAAAAAGAAAACAGGCGGAGCGCTTTTAGGAGATCGGATTCGTATGAACGCGATCCATCATCCTCGCGTATACATGCGCAGTCTTGCTACGCGTGACAGCCGACAAGAACTGTCAAAAGCGATTGAAGAATCGATTCGTGTCGTAAAAAAAGCCGGATTCGACCTTATTATTGTTGAAACGAGCGGGATCGGTCAAGGGGATGCAGCGATAAGTGATGTGGCCGATGCATCGATGTACGTGATGACGAGTGAATTTGGAGCCCCATCGCAGCTTGAAAAAATTGATATGATTGATTTTGCTGATCTCATTGCTATTAATAAATTTGATCGTAAAGGCTCTGAAGATGCTCTTCGTGAAGTGAGAAAAGCTTATCAGCGTAGCCATACACTGTTTGAACAAGGTCCGGAAAGCATGCCAGTGTTCGGTACGATTGCCAGCCAGTTTAACGATCCCGGAACAAACCGGTTGTTTTATGAGCTCGTCCGTGTCCTAGCTGAAAAATGCGACAGTTCGTGGGAAACGGATTTGGGTAAAAACGATAAATTGACGCAAAAGGATGCGGTCATCCCACCTGAGCAAATTCATTACTTGCGTGAAATCGCGCAAACTGTCCGCGGCTATCACGAAGAAACAGAAGAAGAAGTAAAAAAAGCACGGAAGTTGTTTCAGATTGAAGGAACTCTCGAAGCATTAGATGAACAAGGAACGGAAATTTCGGACCGTACGGCTTTACTTGAACTTCGTGATCATTACGGAGCGTCAATGAGTCCAGAGACGAAACAAACATTAGATACGTGGGAAGATACGAAAGAAGTCTATAATCAAGATGAATTCGTGACTAAAATCCGTGACAAAGAAATCGTCACTGAGCTTAAAACCCGTAGTTTATCCGGGATTGATATCCCGAAAGTCTCGTTACCAAAATATGTTGATTACGGTGAAATTATCCGCTGGGTAAGACGAGAAAATGTTCCGGGCAAATTTCCTTATACAGCCGGCGTGTTCCCGTTTAAACGAAAAGGGGAAGACCCGAAGCGTCAATTTGCCGGGGAAGGCTCACCAGAACGAACGAATCGACGCTTTCATTACTTGTCGAAAGATGACGATGCGAAACGTCTCTCCACCGCTTTTGACTCTGTGACTCTTTATGGGGAAGATCCAGGGTACCGTCCTGACGTTTACGGAAAAGTGGGCGAAAGTGGCGTTAGCATTTGTACGCTAACCGATATGAAAAAGCTATACGATGGCTTTGATTTATGTGCGCCGTCCACTTCGGTTTCGATGACGATCAATGGACCGGCACCGATTATTCTCGCAATGTTTATGAACACAGCAATCGACCAGCAGCTAGGGTATTTTGAGGAAGAAAACGGCCGCAAACCGAACGAATCTGAGAAAGCAGAGATTAAAGCAAAAACTGTCTCTACCGTTCGCGGCACCGTTCAAGCTGATATTTTAAAAGAAGACCAAGGACAAAACACATGTATTTTCTCAACCGAATTTGCGCTGCGGATGATGGGTGACATTCAGCAGTACTTTATTGATAAGAAGGTAAGAAACTATTATTCTGTGTCGATCTCGGGCTACCATATTGCAGAAGCTGGAGCGAACCCGATTAGCCAGCTTGCCTTCACATTGGCAAACGGCTTTACGTATGTGGAGTATTATTTAAGTCGTGGCATGAACATCAATGACTTTGCGCCGAATCTATCGTTCTTCTTCAGCAACGGCTTAGATCCAGAATATACCGTTATCGGCCGTGTGGCGCGCCGCATTTGGTCTGTCGCAATGCGGGAAAAATACAGTGCGAATGAGCGCAGTCAAAAACTAAAATACCATATTCAAACATCCGGGCGTTCTCTTCATGCTCAGGAAGTCGATTTCAATGATATTCGTACGACGCTTCAGGCATTACTTGCAATCTATGATAATTGTAACTCTCTACACACAAATGCCTATGATGAAGCTGTTACTACACCGACTGAAGAGTCTGTCCGTCGTGCGATGGCCATTCAGCTTATTATTACGAAAGAAATGGGTCTCGCAAAAAATGAAAATTCCTTGCAAGGTTCGTTCATTATTGATGAGTTGACCGATTTAGTAGAAGAAGCTGTACTAATGGAAATGGAGCGACTAAATGACCGCGGAGGCGTGTTAGGCGCGATGGAGACTCAATATCAGCGTGGAAAAATTCAAGAAGAGTCACTTCTTTATGAAACGAAAAAGCATAACGGAGACTTACCAATTATCGGTGTGAACACGTATATGAACCCGAATCCACCATCCGAAGATGACTTTGAAATGGAATTAGCTCGTGCAACAAAGGAAGAAAAAGAGCAGCAAATCACACAGCTTCGTTCGTTCCAGGACACGAATGCCACCGAAGGCGAAAGAGCGTTAACTCGCTTGCAGGAAGTAGCCCTTTCTGGAGGTAACTTGTTTGAAGAACTTATGGAAACCGTTCAATATGCAAGCTTAGGGCAAATCACCAATGCTCTATATGAAGTAGGCGGTAAATACCGCAGAAATTTATAG
- a CDS encoding 3-hydroxybutyryl-CoA dehydrogenase — MEIKRVMVIGAGQMGSGIAQVCAMNGYDVILHDLKEDFVEKGISGIKKQLEKQVKKERISEADMDRFLRRIQPSVDLTNAEDVDIVIEAAVENMDVKKSVFSQLDEIAPEHTILATNTSSLPITELASVTNRPEKVIGMHFMNPVPVMKLVEVIRGLATSQEVFETVYTMAENVKKTAVEVQDFPGFVSNRILMPMINEAIFTVYEGVSSPKDVDEVMKLGMNHPMGPLTLADFIGLDTCLYIMETLHEGFGDDKYRPCPLLRKYVKAGWLGKKSGRGFYEYS; from the coding sequence ATGGAAATCAAACGTGTCATGGTTATTGGCGCGGGTCAAATGGGCTCAGGAATCGCCCAGGTCTGTGCTATGAATGGCTACGATGTCATTTTGCATGATTTAAAAGAGGATTTTGTTGAAAAGGGAATCTCAGGAATCAAAAAACAACTTGAAAAACAAGTCAAAAAGGAACGAATCTCAGAAGCAGATATGGATCGTTTTCTTAGGAGAATTCAACCCTCTGTTGACTTAACCAACGCAGAGGATGTCGACATTGTCATAGAAGCGGCTGTTGAAAACATGGACGTCAAAAAGAGTGTTTTTTCTCAGTTAGATGAGATCGCACCAGAGCATACGATTTTAGCAACCAATACATCCTCACTGCCGATTACGGAACTTGCTTCAGTAACGAACCGTCCTGAAAAAGTGATTGGTATGCACTTTATGAACCCGGTGCCTGTTATGAAACTAGTAGAAGTAATTCGTGGTTTAGCAACAAGTCAAGAAGTATTTGAGACTGTTTATACAATGGCTGAAAACGTAAAGAAAACAGCCGTTGAAGTGCAAGACTTCCCTGGGTTTGTTTCTAATCGGATCCTCATGCCAATGATCAACGAAGCGATCTTCACTGTATATGAAGGAGTATCTTCTCCAAAAGACGTAGATGAAGTGATGAAGCTTGGTATGAACCACCCAATGGGCCCTCTTACATTAGCTGACTTTATCGGACTCGATACATGCCTTTACATTATGGAAACTCTTCACGAAGGGTTCGGTGATGATAAATATCGCCCTTGTCCGTTATTACGAAAATACGTAAAAGCAGGCTGGCTTGGTAAAAAATCAGGACGTGGCTTTTACGAGTATAGCTAA
- the meaB gene encoding methylmalonyl Co-A mutase-associated GTPase MeaB, translated as MDNIAQRIQNRELRALARGISYIEDNHQEKQQLLSTLFPHTGRAHIIGITGSPGAGKSSLVNGLIKVWRKQGKTVGVVAVDPTSPFSGGALLGDRVRMRDHEEDEGVFIRSMGTRGSLGGLSEACKDAIRLMDASGLDIVIIETVGVGQSELDVMKVADSVTLVLYPSGGDVIQAFKAGIMEIADLFVINKADLPGVDQLKGEVEDLLHLTAEQKNWQPPILQTISTEGKGMEEVVGKLTEHKEALISSSDQTERRLNQLEDEVSRRLKERFAEEVKPFIQKELEKQISSKHAADPYEVASIVYSLWKEKQKATFQREEGEK; from the coding sequence ATGGATAATATCGCACAACGGATACAAAACAGAGAGTTGCGCGCTCTTGCAAGAGGGATTTCGTATATAGAAGATAATCATCAAGAAAAACAGCAGCTTCTCTCCACTCTCTTTCCTCATACTGGTCGCGCTCATATTATCGGCATTACAGGGTCCCCTGGAGCGGGGAAAAGCTCGTTAGTGAATGGTTTAATTAAAGTTTGGCGAAAGCAGGGGAAAACAGTGGGCGTCGTTGCTGTTGATCCGACGAGCCCTTTTTCAGGTGGGGCTTTGCTCGGAGATCGTGTTCGGATGAGAGACCACGAAGAAGATGAAGGTGTTTTTATTCGCAGCATGGGTACGAGAGGAAGTTTAGGTGGGTTATCAGAAGCGTGTAAGGACGCGATTCGACTTATGGACGCTTCGGGTTTAGATATTGTCATCATTGAAACAGTGGGTGTCGGTCAGTCTGAACTCGATGTTATGAAAGTAGCCGATAGCGTTACCCTCGTCTTATATCCTTCAGGTGGAGACGTCATTCAGGCATTTAAAGCGGGCATTATGGAAATTGCTGATTTGTTTGTGATTAATAAAGCAGATCTTCCAGGGGTGGATCAGTTAAAAGGGGAAGTAGAAGATCTGCTTCACTTAACCGCAGAACAAAAGAACTGGCAGCCTCCGATTCTTCAAACGATTTCAACAGAAGGGAAAGGGATGGAAGAAGTCGTGGGAAAGCTGACGGAGCATAAAGAAGCGCTTATTTCTTCTTCTGATCAAACTGAACGAAGGCTCAATCAACTTGAAGATGAAGTTTCCAGACGCCTGAAAGAGCGATTTGCCGAAGAAGTGAAGCCGTTTATACAAAAGGAGCTTGAGAAACAGATCTCATCAAAGCACGCGGCAGACCCTTATGAAGTGGCGAGTATTGTTTACTCGTTATGGAAGGAAAAACAAAAAGCAACGTTTCAGAGGGAGGAGGGGGAGAAATGA
- a CDS encoding TetR/AcrR family transcriptional regulator: MKKKQVPSMVKDQQLIKKRRNQIAKAAVQLFNEKGYHRTTTREVAQESGFSIGTLYEYIGSKEDILYLVCDAVYDQVVEKWAQLMDENLSGIERLKQVIESYFRVVDDMQDEVLVMYQESKSLSGEALNYVLQKELNMKTMFEKELNNCIDAGFISLTKEELDLACHNILVSGHMWTFRRWVVQRDYDIDRFCKLQLRQLFDGFGLKDASNKQPELGS; this comes from the coding sequence ATGAAGAAAAAACAAGTGCCGTCGATGGTAAAAGACCAACAGCTTATTAAGAAGCGCCGTAACCAAATTGCCAAGGCTGCTGTTCAGTTGTTCAATGAAAAAGGATACCACCGGACAACAACACGGGAAGTCGCACAAGAGTCCGGGTTTAGTATCGGAACGTTGTATGAATATATCGGATCGAAAGAAGACATTTTGTATCTCGTTTGTGACGCTGTTTACGATCAGGTTGTTGAAAAGTGGGCCCAGCTCATGGATGAAAATTTATCTGGGATCGAACGGCTAAAACAAGTCATTGAGTCCTATTTTCGTGTTGTCGATGATATGCAGGATGAAGTTCTCGTTATGTACCAAGAGTCTAAATCCCTCTCAGGAGAAGCCCTCAACTACGTACTGCAAAAAGAGTTAAACATGAAGACGATGTTTGAAAAAGAACTGAATAACTGTATTGATGCAGGTTTCATTTCGCTTACAAAGGAAGAGCTGGACCTCGCATGTCATAACATTTTAGTTTCTGGTCACATGTGGACTTTCCGTCGTTGGGTTGTTCAAAGGGATTATGATATTGACCGCTTTTGTAAATTGCAGCTTCGTCAGTTGTTTGACGGATTTGGGCTGAAAGATGCCTCCAATAAGCAACCAGAATTAGGATCATAA
- a CDS encoding acetyl-CoA C-acetyltransferase: protein MAKSVIISGARTPVGKLGGKLSGFSASELGGKAIAEALKRGNLEGKDVQHVIMGSVLQGGQGQLPSRQAMYQAGIPWETETETINKVCASGMRSVTLADILIRSGEHDTVVAGGMESMSQAPYFVKNARFGLKMGPTKFEDMMIHDGLTCTFKGVHMGNYGNNTANEYGLTREEQDQWSYRSHQRAVEAMESGKFAEEIVPVEVPQRKKDPFVVNDDESPRGDTSVETLGKLKPVFGADGTITAGNAPGVNDGAAALVVMDENKAKEQGLEPLATILAHTQLAVEPENFPKTPGLVINKLLEKTGKSLSDIDLFEVNEAFAAVSLASGKIADLDPEKINVNGGAVALGHPIGASGTRVILTLAYELKRRGGGIGIASICSGGGQGDAVMIQV, encoded by the coding sequence ATGGCAAAATCTGTAATTATAAGTGGGGCGAGAACACCAGTAGGTAAATTAGGTGGAAAATTATCTGGCTTTAGTGCATCCGAACTTGGAGGAAAGGCAATTGCTGAAGCTTTGAAACGAGGCAATCTTGAAGGAAAAGACGTTCAACATGTGATCATGGGCTCAGTCTTACAAGGGGGCCAAGGCCAGCTACCTTCTCGTCAAGCGATGTATCAAGCAGGAATTCCGTGGGAAACAGAAACAGAAACGATCAACAAAGTGTGTGCTTCTGGAATGAGAAGTGTCACATTAGCCGATATTTTAATTCGTTCTGGGGAGCACGATACAGTGGTTGCCGGCGGAATGGAATCAATGAGTCAAGCACCTTATTTCGTAAAAAATGCCCGGTTTGGCTTGAAAATGGGGCCGACAAAATTTGAAGATATGATGATTCATGACGGACTCACGTGTACGTTTAAAGGTGTTCATATGGGTAACTACGGAAACAACACAGCAAATGAGTACGGTTTAACGAGAGAAGAACAAGATCAATGGTCTTACCGAAGCCACCAGCGTGCTGTCGAAGCGATGGAGTCAGGCAAGTTCGCAGAAGAAATCGTGCCAGTCGAAGTACCACAGCGTAAAAAAGACCCGTTTGTCGTAAACGATGATGAATCTCCTCGAGGTGACACGTCCGTTGAAACGCTTGGCAAACTAAAGCCTGTATTCGGAGCGGATGGAACGATTACCGCCGGAAATGCACCCGGTGTCAATGACGGAGCTGCAGCGCTAGTCGTCATGGATGAAAACAAAGCAAAAGAGCAAGGCCTTGAACCATTAGCTACCATTTTAGCCCACACTCAGCTTGCAGTAGAGCCTGAAAATTTCCCGAAAACACCAGGTCTCGTCATCAATAAGCTTCTTGAAAAAACAGGGAAATCCTTAAGTGACATTGATTTATTCGAAGTAAACGAAGCCTTTGCTGCTGTGTCCTTAGCAAGCGGAAAAATAGCCGACCTTGACCCAGAAAAAATTAACGTCAACGGTGGAGCCGTTGCTCTAGGTCACCCAATCGGTGCCAGTGGAACCCGCGTCATTTTAACTCTTGCTTATGAGTTGAAGCGAAGAGGCGGCGGTATTGGAATTGCTTCGATTTGTAGTGGTGGTGGTCAGGGTGATGCGGTGATGATTCAAGTATAA